Proteins encoded in a region of the Canis lupus familiaris isolate Mischka breed German Shepherd chromosome 1, alternate assembly UU_Cfam_GSD_1.0, whole genome shotgun sequence genome:
- the LOC484343 gene encoding sialic acid-binding Ig-like lectin 10 isoform X2: MLLLLLLALLWGGSQAQDPRFSLQVQKVVKVQEGLCVHVPCTLSYPQIGWRDDTPAFGYWFTAGSDSAIGRPVATNNQYREVQTVPPDRFQLIGDPKSQSCSLLIKEAQVEDTAMYFFRVERGRHVQYNFLRNQFYLQVTALTQKPEVFVPEVLESGRQVTLICVFNWAFEECPAPTFSWMGAAVSDQRSRPTSSYFSMLILTPRPQDHGTHLTCRVEFAGKSVSTEKTVQLNVAYAPKNLVISISRDNTPALEPQGNSPHLEVEKGQFLRLLCAVDSQPPATLSWALEDRILSWSHHRGPGTLEQHQLVLHGVKPGDSGCYTCRAENRLGSQSRTLDLSVQFLENLGNGTSLPVLEGQSLHLLCVTHSNPPARLSWAQGGQTLNPSQPADPGILELPQIQMEHEGELTCRAQNSLGSQHVSLHLSVVYPLQPLSPSCSWEGEALQCTCSSLARPAPTLRWRLGEGLLERNHSNASLTVTSSSEGPWANSSLSLRGPLGSGLRLSCEAWNMHGAQSAAVLLLPDKGLVSKAFSNGTFLGTGIMTFLFLCLLLVMKILRKKQTQAGTPDQAGIPPRPRATRRSTILDYINVVPNSGPLAQNRKAKPSSPSQAPPPGSLDCKKNQKELHFVSHTSQGPRSFTQASESNNREELHYATLHFSDPRPRKPREPQDTYSDYADIKFH, from the exons ATGCTCCTGCTGCTACTCTTGGCCCTGCTGTGGGGCG GGTCTCAGGCTCAGGACCCAAGATTCTCACTGCAAGTGCAGAAGGTCGTGAAGGTGCAAGAGGGCCTGTGCGTGCATGTGCCCTGTACCCTCTCCTACCCCCAGATAGGCTGGAGGGATGATACCCCAGCTTTTGGCTACTGGTTCACAGCTGGGTCGGACTCGGCCATCGGAAGGCCGGTGGCCACAAACAACCAGTATCGAGAGGTGCAAACTGTGCCCCCGGATCGATTCCAGCTTATTGGCGATCCCAAGAGTCAGAGTTGTTCCTTGCTCATCAAAGAGGCCCAGGTGGAGGACACAGCCATGTACTTCTTTCGGGTGGAAAGAGGCAGACACGTGCAATACAATTTTCTGAGAAACCAGTTCTATCTGCAAGTGACAG ccCTGACGCAGAAGCCAGAGGTCTTCGTCCCAGAGGTCCTGGAGTCGGGGCGCCAGGTGACCCTCATCTGCGTGTTTAACTGGGCCTTTGAGGAATGTCCAGCCCCTACTTTCTCCTGGATGGGGGCCGCCGTCTCCGACCAAAGGAGCAGACCAACATCCTCCTACTTCTCCATGCTTATTCTCACACCGAGGCCCCAGGACCATGGCACCCACCTCACCTGCCGTGTAGAGTTTGCCGGGAAGAGCGTGAGCACAGAGAAAACCGTTCAACTTAATGTTGCCT ATGCTCCCAAAAACCTGGTGATCAGCATTTCCCGTGACAACACGCCAG CCCTGGAACCCCAGGGCAACAGCCCACATCTAGAGGTTGAGAAAGGCCAGTTCCTGAGACTGCTCTGTGCTGTGGACAGCCAGCCCCCGGCCACACTGAGCTGGGCCTTGGAGGACAGAATCCTCTCTTGGTCCCACCATCGGGGCCCTGGAACCCTCGAGCAGCACCAGCTGGTGCTGCACGGGGTAAAGCCTGGGGATTCCGGCTGCTACACCTGCCGGGCGGAGAACAGGCTTGGTTCCCAGAGCCGCACCCTGGACCTCTCTGTGCAGT TCCTGGAAAACCTCGGGAATGGCACATCTCTCCCAGTCCTGGAGGGCCAAAGCTTGCATCTGCTCTGTGTCACCCACAGCAACCCCCCAGCCCGGCTGAGCTGGGCCCAAGGGGGACAGACTCTGAACCCTTCGCAGCCTGCAGACCCTGGGATACTGGAGCTGCCTCAGATACAAATGGAGCATGAAGGAGAACTCACCTGCCGAGCTCAGAACTCGCTGGGCTCCCAGCACGTCTCCCTGCACCTCTCTGTGGTCT acccCCTGCAGCCGctcagcccctcctgctcctgggagGGCGAGGCGCTGCAGTGCACCTGCTCTTCCCTCGCCCGCCCGGCCCCCACCCTGCGCTGgcgcctgggggaggggctgctggagcGGAACCACAGCAATGCCTCCTTGACCGTCACCTCCAGCTCTGAGGGGCCCTGGGCCAACAGTTCCCTGAGCCTCCGTGGGCCGCTGGGCTCTGGCCTCAGACTCAGCTGCGAGGCCTGGAATATGCACGGGGCTCAGAGCGCCGCCGTCCTGCTGCTGCCAG ATAAGGGGCTCGTCTCAAAAGCATTCTCCAATGGAACATTTCTGGGAACTGGCATCAtgacctttcttttcctctgcctcctcctggtCAT GAAGATTCTGAGGAAGAAACAGACCCAGGCAGGGACTCCGGACCAGGCAGGGATCCCTCCAAGGCCCAGGGCCACACGGAGAAGCACGATCCTGGACTACATCAACGTGGTCCCTAACTCTGGCCCCCTG GCTCAGAATCGGAAAGCCAAACCAAGCAGCCCTTCTCAGGCCCCTCCTCCGGGTTCCCTGGACTGTAAGAAGAACCAGAAGGAGCTACATTTTGTTTCCCACACTAGCCAAGGACCCAGATCATTCACTCAAGCCTCAGAATCAAATAACCGAGAGGAGCTCCATTATGCCACCCTCCACTTCTCAGACCCCAGGCCGCGGaagccccgggagccccaggaTACCTATTCAGATTACGCAGACATCAAGTTCCATTGA
- the LOC484343 gene encoding sialic acid-binding Ig-like lectin 10 isoform X1, with product MLLLLLLALLWGGSQAQDPRFSLQVQKVVKVQEGLCVHVPCTLSYPQIGWRDDTPAFGYWFTAGSDSAIGRPVATNNQYREVQTVPPDRFQLIGDPKSQSCSLLIKEAQVEDTAMYFFRVERGRHVQYNFLRNQFYLQVTALTQKPEVFVPEVLESGRQVTLICVFNWAFEECPAPTFSWMGAAVSDQRSRPTSSYFSMLILTPRPQDHGTHLTCRVEFAGKSVSTEKTVQLNVAYAPKNLVISISRDNTPALEPQGNSPHLEVEKGQFLRLLCAVDSQPPATLSWALEDRILSWSHHRGPGTLEQHQLVLHGVKPGDSGCYTCRAENRLGSQSRTLDLSVQYAPENLKVMVLHKNRTVLENLGNGTSLPVLEGQSLHLLCVTHSNPPARLSWAQGGQTLNPSQPADPGILELPQIQMEHEGELTCRAQNSLGSQHVSLHLSVVYPLQPLSPSCSWEGEALQCTCSSLARPAPTLRWRLGEGLLERNHSNASLTVTSSSEGPWANSSLSLRGPLGSGLRLSCEAWNMHGAQSAAVLLLPDKGLVSKAFSNGTFLGTGIMTFLFLCLLLVMKILRKKQTQAGTPDQAGIPPRPRATRRSTILDYINVVPNSGPLAQNRKAKPSSPSQAPPPGSLDCKKNQKELHFVSHTSQGPRSFTQASESNNREELHYATLHFSDPRPRKPREPQDTYSDYADIKFH from the exons ATGCTCCTGCTGCTACTCTTGGCCCTGCTGTGGGGCG GGTCTCAGGCTCAGGACCCAAGATTCTCACTGCAAGTGCAGAAGGTCGTGAAGGTGCAAGAGGGCCTGTGCGTGCATGTGCCCTGTACCCTCTCCTACCCCCAGATAGGCTGGAGGGATGATACCCCAGCTTTTGGCTACTGGTTCACAGCTGGGTCGGACTCGGCCATCGGAAGGCCGGTGGCCACAAACAACCAGTATCGAGAGGTGCAAACTGTGCCCCCGGATCGATTCCAGCTTATTGGCGATCCCAAGAGTCAGAGTTGTTCCTTGCTCATCAAAGAGGCCCAGGTGGAGGACACAGCCATGTACTTCTTTCGGGTGGAAAGAGGCAGACACGTGCAATACAATTTTCTGAGAAACCAGTTCTATCTGCAAGTGACAG ccCTGACGCAGAAGCCAGAGGTCTTCGTCCCAGAGGTCCTGGAGTCGGGGCGCCAGGTGACCCTCATCTGCGTGTTTAACTGGGCCTTTGAGGAATGTCCAGCCCCTACTTTCTCCTGGATGGGGGCCGCCGTCTCCGACCAAAGGAGCAGACCAACATCCTCCTACTTCTCCATGCTTATTCTCACACCGAGGCCCCAGGACCATGGCACCCACCTCACCTGCCGTGTAGAGTTTGCCGGGAAGAGCGTGAGCACAGAGAAAACCGTTCAACTTAATGTTGCCT ATGCTCCCAAAAACCTGGTGATCAGCATTTCCCGTGACAACACGCCAG CCCTGGAACCCCAGGGCAACAGCCCACATCTAGAGGTTGAGAAAGGCCAGTTCCTGAGACTGCTCTGTGCTGTGGACAGCCAGCCCCCGGCCACACTGAGCTGGGCCTTGGAGGACAGAATCCTCTCTTGGTCCCACCATCGGGGCCCTGGAACCCTCGAGCAGCACCAGCTGGTGCTGCACGGGGTAAAGCCTGGGGATTCCGGCTGCTACACCTGCCGGGCGGAGAACAGGCTTGGTTCCCAGAGCCGCACCCTGGACCTCTCTGTGCAGT ATGCCCCAGAGAACCTGAAAGTGATGGTCCTGCACAAAAATAGGACAG TCCTGGAAAACCTCGGGAATGGCACATCTCTCCCAGTCCTGGAGGGCCAAAGCTTGCATCTGCTCTGTGTCACCCACAGCAACCCCCCAGCCCGGCTGAGCTGGGCCCAAGGGGGACAGACTCTGAACCCTTCGCAGCCTGCAGACCCTGGGATACTGGAGCTGCCTCAGATACAAATGGAGCATGAAGGAGAACTCACCTGCCGAGCTCAGAACTCGCTGGGCTCCCAGCACGTCTCCCTGCACCTCTCTGTGGTCT acccCCTGCAGCCGctcagcccctcctgctcctgggagGGCGAGGCGCTGCAGTGCACCTGCTCTTCCCTCGCCCGCCCGGCCCCCACCCTGCGCTGgcgcctgggggaggggctgctggagcGGAACCACAGCAATGCCTCCTTGACCGTCACCTCCAGCTCTGAGGGGCCCTGGGCCAACAGTTCCCTGAGCCTCCGTGGGCCGCTGGGCTCTGGCCTCAGACTCAGCTGCGAGGCCTGGAATATGCACGGGGCTCAGAGCGCCGCCGTCCTGCTGCTGCCAG ATAAGGGGCTCGTCTCAAAAGCATTCTCCAATGGAACATTTCTGGGAACTGGCATCAtgacctttcttttcctctgcctcctcctggtCAT GAAGATTCTGAGGAAGAAACAGACCCAGGCAGGGACTCCGGACCAGGCAGGGATCCCTCCAAGGCCCAGGGCCACACGGAGAAGCACGATCCTGGACTACATCAACGTGGTCCCTAACTCTGGCCCCCTG GCTCAGAATCGGAAAGCCAAACCAAGCAGCCCTTCTCAGGCCCCTCCTCCGGGTTCCCTGGACTGTAAGAAGAACCAGAAGGAGCTACATTTTGTTTCCCACACTAGCCAAGGACCCAGATCATTCACTCAAGCCTCAGAATCAAATAACCGAGAGGAGCTCCATTATGCCACCCTCCACTTCTCAGACCCCAGGCCGCGGaagccccgggagccccaggaTACCTATTCAGATTACGCAGACATCAAGTTCCATTGA
- the LOC484343 gene encoding sialic acid-binding Ig-like lectin 10 isoform X4 → MLLLLLLALLWGGSQAQDPRFSLQVQKVVKVQEGLCVHVPCTLSYPQIGWRDDTPAFGYWFTAGSDSAIGRPVATNNQYREVQTVPPDRFQLIGDPKSQSCSLLIKEAQVEDTAMYFFRVERGRHVQYNFLRNQFYLQVTALTQKPEVFVPEVLESGRQVTLICVFNWAFEECPAPTFSWMGAAVSDQRSRPTSSYFSMLILTPRPQDHGTHLTCRVEFAGKSVSTEKTVQLNVAYAPKNLVISISRDNTPALEPQGNSPHLEVEKGQFLRLLCAVDSQPPATLSWALEDRILSWSHHRGPGTLEQHQLVLHGVKPGDSGCYTCRAENRLGSQSRTLDLSVQYAPENLKVMVLHKNRTVLENLGNGTSLPVLEGQSLHLLCVTHSNPPARLSWAQGGQTLNPSQPADPGILELPQIQMEHEGELTCRAQNSLGSQHVSLHLSVVYKGLVSKAFSNGTFLGTGIMTFLFLCLLLVMKILRKKQTQAGTPDQAGIPPRPRATRRSTILDYINVVPNSGPLAQNRKAKPSSPSQAPPPGSLDCKKNQKELHFVSHTSQGPRSFTQASESNNREELHYATLHFSDPRPRKPREPQDTYSDYADIKFH, encoded by the exons ATGCTCCTGCTGCTACTCTTGGCCCTGCTGTGGGGCG GGTCTCAGGCTCAGGACCCAAGATTCTCACTGCAAGTGCAGAAGGTCGTGAAGGTGCAAGAGGGCCTGTGCGTGCATGTGCCCTGTACCCTCTCCTACCCCCAGATAGGCTGGAGGGATGATACCCCAGCTTTTGGCTACTGGTTCACAGCTGGGTCGGACTCGGCCATCGGAAGGCCGGTGGCCACAAACAACCAGTATCGAGAGGTGCAAACTGTGCCCCCGGATCGATTCCAGCTTATTGGCGATCCCAAGAGTCAGAGTTGTTCCTTGCTCATCAAAGAGGCCCAGGTGGAGGACACAGCCATGTACTTCTTTCGGGTGGAAAGAGGCAGACACGTGCAATACAATTTTCTGAGAAACCAGTTCTATCTGCAAGTGACAG ccCTGACGCAGAAGCCAGAGGTCTTCGTCCCAGAGGTCCTGGAGTCGGGGCGCCAGGTGACCCTCATCTGCGTGTTTAACTGGGCCTTTGAGGAATGTCCAGCCCCTACTTTCTCCTGGATGGGGGCCGCCGTCTCCGACCAAAGGAGCAGACCAACATCCTCCTACTTCTCCATGCTTATTCTCACACCGAGGCCCCAGGACCATGGCACCCACCTCACCTGCCGTGTAGAGTTTGCCGGGAAGAGCGTGAGCACAGAGAAAACCGTTCAACTTAATGTTGCCT ATGCTCCCAAAAACCTGGTGATCAGCATTTCCCGTGACAACACGCCAG CCCTGGAACCCCAGGGCAACAGCCCACATCTAGAGGTTGAGAAAGGCCAGTTCCTGAGACTGCTCTGTGCTGTGGACAGCCAGCCCCCGGCCACACTGAGCTGGGCCTTGGAGGACAGAATCCTCTCTTGGTCCCACCATCGGGGCCCTGGAACCCTCGAGCAGCACCAGCTGGTGCTGCACGGGGTAAAGCCTGGGGATTCCGGCTGCTACACCTGCCGGGCGGAGAACAGGCTTGGTTCCCAGAGCCGCACCCTGGACCTCTCTGTGCAGT ATGCCCCAGAGAACCTGAAAGTGATGGTCCTGCACAAAAATAGGACAG TCCTGGAAAACCTCGGGAATGGCACATCTCTCCCAGTCCTGGAGGGCCAAAGCTTGCATCTGCTCTGTGTCACCCACAGCAACCCCCCAGCCCGGCTGAGCTGGGCCCAAGGGGGACAGACTCTGAACCCTTCGCAGCCTGCAGACCCTGGGATACTGGAGCTGCCTCAGATACAAATGGAGCATGAAGGAGAACTCACCTGCCGAGCTCAGAACTCGCTGGGCTCCCAGCACGTCTCCCTGCACCTCTCTGTGGTCT ATAAGGGGCTCGTCTCAAAAGCATTCTCCAATGGAACATTTCTGGGAACTGGCATCAtgacctttcttttcctctgcctcctcctggtCAT GAAGATTCTGAGGAAGAAACAGACCCAGGCAGGGACTCCGGACCAGGCAGGGATCCCTCCAAGGCCCAGGGCCACACGGAGAAGCACGATCCTGGACTACATCAACGTGGTCCCTAACTCTGGCCCCCTG GCTCAGAATCGGAAAGCCAAACCAAGCAGCCCTTCTCAGGCCCCTCCTCCGGGTTCCCTGGACTGTAAGAAGAACCAGAAGGAGCTACATTTTGTTTCCCACACTAGCCAAGGACCCAGATCATTCACTCAAGCCTCAGAATCAAATAACCGAGAGGAGCTCCATTATGCCACCCTCCACTTCTCAGACCCCAGGCCGCGGaagccccgggagccccaggaTACCTATTCAGATTACGCAGACATCAAGTTCCATTGA
- the LOC484343 gene encoding sialic acid-binding Ig-like lectin 10 isoform X3, giving the protein MLLLLLLALLWGGSQAQDPRFSLQVQKVVKVQEGLCVHVPCTLSYPQIGWRDDTPAFGYWFTAGSDSAIGRPVATNNQYREVQTVPPDRFQLIGDPKSQSCSLLIKEAQVEDTAMYFFRVERGRHVQYNFLRNQFYLQVTALTQKPEVFVPEVLESGRQVTLICVFNWAFEECPAPTFSWMGAAVSDQRSRPTSSYFSMLILTPRPQDHGTHLTCRVEFAGKSVSTEKTVQLNVAYAPKNLVISISRDNTPALEPQGNSPHLEVEKGQFLRLLCAVDSQPPATLSWALEDRILSWSHHRGPGTLEQHQLVLHGVKPGDSGCYTCRAENRLGSQSRTLDLSVQYAPENLKVMVLHKNRTVLENLGNGTSLPVLEGQSLHLLCVTHSNPPARLSWAQGGQTLNPSQPADPGILELPQIQMEHEGELTCRAQNSLGSQHVSLHLSVVYPLQPLSPSCSWEGEALQCTCSSLARPAPTLRWRLGEGLLERNHSNASLTVTSSSEGPWANSSLSLRGPLGSGLRLSCEAWNMHGAQSAAVLLLPDKGLVSKAFSNGTFLGTGIMTFLFLCLLLVMKILRKKQTQAGTPDQAGIPPRPRATRRSTILDYINVVPNSGPLSHPTSPGWVATGWLMVYMVGRPPQTCLVSSVLQHLLGTAQDN; this is encoded by the exons ATGCTCCTGCTGCTACTCTTGGCCCTGCTGTGGGGCG GGTCTCAGGCTCAGGACCCAAGATTCTCACTGCAAGTGCAGAAGGTCGTGAAGGTGCAAGAGGGCCTGTGCGTGCATGTGCCCTGTACCCTCTCCTACCCCCAGATAGGCTGGAGGGATGATACCCCAGCTTTTGGCTACTGGTTCACAGCTGGGTCGGACTCGGCCATCGGAAGGCCGGTGGCCACAAACAACCAGTATCGAGAGGTGCAAACTGTGCCCCCGGATCGATTCCAGCTTATTGGCGATCCCAAGAGTCAGAGTTGTTCCTTGCTCATCAAAGAGGCCCAGGTGGAGGACACAGCCATGTACTTCTTTCGGGTGGAAAGAGGCAGACACGTGCAATACAATTTTCTGAGAAACCAGTTCTATCTGCAAGTGACAG ccCTGACGCAGAAGCCAGAGGTCTTCGTCCCAGAGGTCCTGGAGTCGGGGCGCCAGGTGACCCTCATCTGCGTGTTTAACTGGGCCTTTGAGGAATGTCCAGCCCCTACTTTCTCCTGGATGGGGGCCGCCGTCTCCGACCAAAGGAGCAGACCAACATCCTCCTACTTCTCCATGCTTATTCTCACACCGAGGCCCCAGGACCATGGCACCCACCTCACCTGCCGTGTAGAGTTTGCCGGGAAGAGCGTGAGCACAGAGAAAACCGTTCAACTTAATGTTGCCT ATGCTCCCAAAAACCTGGTGATCAGCATTTCCCGTGACAACACGCCAG CCCTGGAACCCCAGGGCAACAGCCCACATCTAGAGGTTGAGAAAGGCCAGTTCCTGAGACTGCTCTGTGCTGTGGACAGCCAGCCCCCGGCCACACTGAGCTGGGCCTTGGAGGACAGAATCCTCTCTTGGTCCCACCATCGGGGCCCTGGAACCCTCGAGCAGCACCAGCTGGTGCTGCACGGGGTAAAGCCTGGGGATTCCGGCTGCTACACCTGCCGGGCGGAGAACAGGCTTGGTTCCCAGAGCCGCACCCTGGACCTCTCTGTGCAGT ATGCCCCAGAGAACCTGAAAGTGATGGTCCTGCACAAAAATAGGACAG TCCTGGAAAACCTCGGGAATGGCACATCTCTCCCAGTCCTGGAGGGCCAAAGCTTGCATCTGCTCTGTGTCACCCACAGCAACCCCCCAGCCCGGCTGAGCTGGGCCCAAGGGGGACAGACTCTGAACCCTTCGCAGCCTGCAGACCCTGGGATACTGGAGCTGCCTCAGATACAAATGGAGCATGAAGGAGAACTCACCTGCCGAGCTCAGAACTCGCTGGGCTCCCAGCACGTCTCCCTGCACCTCTCTGTGGTCT acccCCTGCAGCCGctcagcccctcctgctcctgggagGGCGAGGCGCTGCAGTGCACCTGCTCTTCCCTCGCCCGCCCGGCCCCCACCCTGCGCTGgcgcctgggggaggggctgctggagcGGAACCACAGCAATGCCTCCTTGACCGTCACCTCCAGCTCTGAGGGGCCCTGGGCCAACAGTTCCCTGAGCCTCCGTGGGCCGCTGGGCTCTGGCCTCAGACTCAGCTGCGAGGCCTGGAATATGCACGGGGCTCAGAGCGCCGCCGTCCTGCTGCTGCCAG ATAAGGGGCTCGTCTCAAAAGCATTCTCCAATGGAACATTTCTGGGAACTGGCATCAtgacctttcttttcctctgcctcctcctggtCAT GAAGATTCTGAGGAAGAAACAGACCCAGGCAGGGACTCCGGACCAGGCAGGGATCCCTCCAAGGCCCAGGGCCACACGGAGAAGCACGATCCTGGACTACATCAACGTGGTCCCTAACTCTGGCCCCCTG AGTCACCCTACGAGCCCTGGTTGGGTCGCTACTGGGTGGCTGATGGTATATATGGTAGGGAGACCCCCTCAGACATGCTTGGTCTCTTCAGTGCTCCAACACCTGCTGGGGACCGCCCAAGATAATTAG